In the Arachis ipaensis cultivar K30076 chromosome B10, Araip1.1, whole genome shotgun sequence genome, one interval contains:
- the LOC107620642 gene encoding uncharacterized protein LOC107620642: MLTTQSRQKSYADQRRKPLEFDDGDCIFIKVTPITRVGRAIKAKKLNLRYISLFHIMKRIEPVAYKIALLLHLSNLHDVFHVSQLQKYTHDASHVLELEPIQLKENLTFQVTLVKNDDTSVKRLRKKEVMLIKVAWSQLGIEEHT; this comes from the coding sequence ATGCTCACTACTCAAAGTCGCCAGAAGAgctacgccgatcagaggcggaaacCTTTAGAGTTTGATGACGGGGATTGCATTTTTATTAAGGTTACTCCGATAACCAGAGTGGGTCGAGCCATTAAAGCGAAGAAACTGAATCTTCGTTACATCAGTCTGTTTCATATTATGAAGAGAATTGAGCCGGTAGCCTATAAAATTGCATTACTGCtgcatctttcgaacctgcacgatgtaTTTCATGTGTCACAACTTCAAAAATACACTcatgatgctagccatgtgttagaactcGAACCTATCCAGTTGAAAGAAAATCTAACATTTCAAGTGACTCTAGTCAAGAATGATGATACCAGTGTTAAACGGTTGCGTAAAAAAGAAGTTATGTTAATCAAAGTTGCTTGGAGTCAACTTGGTATAGAGGAGCATACATGA